A genomic segment from Octopus sinensis unplaced genomic scaffold, ASM634580v1 Contig13885, whole genome shotgun sequence encodes:
- the LOC115229917 gene encoding SOSS complex subunit C homolog isoform X2: MQAQHNQGSSSSSSSSSSSSSSSSSSSNSCNPGSTLTIPSAPSTPTNNGNASTSILPPVVSPTMPPTPVSVSSVPGSVGREVNRVVVNPLTASSSYDAAPMTPAQRAALQHAHANSVGYFIPQDSSFGNLILPVIPRFDVK; encoded by the exons ATGCAGGCTCAACATAAccaaggcagcagcagcagcagcagtagtagtagtagtagtagtagtagtagtagcagcagcagcaa TTCGTGTAATCCAGGAAGCACACTAACCATACCATCAGCACCCAGTACTCCAACAAACAATGGAAATGCTTCCACCAGCATACTACCTCCAGTTGTCAGTCCCACCATGCCTCCTACCCCAGTAAGCGTCTCCAGTGTGCCTGGAAGTGTTGGTCGGGAAGTCAATCGTGTCGTTGTGAACCCTTTAACAGCTTCTTCG AGCTATGATGCTGCTCCAATGACTCCCGCGCAGAGGGCTGCACTACAg caTGCTCACGCGAACTCAGTAGGTTATTTCATTCCTCAGGACTCTTCATTTGGGAATCTAATCTTGCCAGTTATACCTCGGTTtgatgttaaataa
- the LOC115229917 gene encoding putative protein TPRXL isoform X1 has product MSFPGPGHERANRKQLLEQLEEKKKLLRMQAQHNQGSSSSSSSSSSSSSSSSSSSNSCNPGSTLTIPSAPSTPTNNGNASTSILPPVVSPTMPPTPVSVSSVPGSVGREVNRVVVNPLTASSSYDAAPMTPAQRAALQHAHANSVGYFIPQDSSFGNLILPVIPRFDVK; this is encoded by the exons AACGAGCTAACCGGAAACAGCTATTAGAGCAattagaagagaaaaagaagctaCTTCGTATGCAGGCTCAACATAAccaaggcagcagcagcagcagcagtagtagtagtagtagtagtagtagtagtagcagcagcagcaa TTCGTGTAATCCAGGAAGCACACTAACCATACCATCAGCACCCAGTACTCCAACAAACAATGGAAATGCTTCCACCAGCATACTACCTCCAGTTGTCAGTCCCACCATGCCTCCTACCCCAGTAAGCGTCTCCAGTGTGCCTGGAAGTGTTGGTCGGGAAGTCAATCGTGTCGTTGTGAACCCTTTAACAGCTTCTTCG AGCTATGATGCTGCTCCAATGACTCCCGCGCAGAGGGCTGCACTACAg caTGCTCACGCGAACTCAGTAGGTTATTTCATTCCTCAGGACTCTTCATTTGGGAATCTAATCTTGCCAGTTATACCTCGGTTtgatgttaaataa